From a region of the Oryza sativa Japonica Group chromosome 6, ASM3414082v1 genome:
- the LOC4341540 gene encoding VQ motif-containing protein 18, with protein sequence MGECSYNSMSPSTPLPPPPSAAAAKKGSPEAAAAHKERPKIRIIHIIAPEIIKTDVANFRDLVQRLTGKQQQQQQESAETTLPPPSPVAVLDEKKEKVTTKKRPAPAEDESMMRKKKKKKIKCEVKVEEGHGFGYDHPDHTDLWMDLNPGGFLSFLEEEDVFQGMAADLFQSPLGSSRMDFVGEMYAS encoded by the coding sequence ATGGGTGAGTGCAGCTACAACAGCATGAGCCCatcgacgccgctgccgccgccgccatcggcggcggcggcgaagaagggctcgccggaggcggcggcggcgcacaagGAGAGGCCCAAGATAAGGATCATCCACATCATTGCGCCAGAGATCATCAAGACCGACGTCGCCAACTTCCGGGACCTCGTGCAGCGCCTCAccggcaagcagcagcagcagcagcaagaatCGGCAGAAACGAcgttgccgccgccatcgccggtgGCGGTGCTCGACGAAAAGAAGGAGAAGGTCACCACCAAGaagaggccggcgccggcggaggacgAGAGcatgatgaggaagaagaagaagaagaagatcaagTGCGAGGTGAAGGTGGAGGAAGGCCATGGATTTGGCTACGATCATCCCGATCACACCGACCTGTGGATGGATCTGAATCCGGGAGGGTTCTTGAGCttcttggaggaggaggacgtgTTCCAAGGCATGGCTGCCGACCTGTTCCAATCGCCTCTTGGTTCATCGAGGATGGATTTCGTTGGTGAAATGTACGCATCTTAA